The segment AGGTGAGCAGCCTGACCGATCTTTACATGAGCGTCACCTACGCAAGCGTTGAGCCCCTTGATCTGCGCGTCGATCTTTACGATGCCTCAGGCCAGCGCCTCGATCGTATTCAGACCCCGCTCGAAGTCACCGAGGTCGGCTCCATCTACACGATGAAATTCAGTCAAGACTACGAACTCGCGAGCGGCCGGACCTACACGCTGGTCTTCCGCCTGGTGCCCGCGGGCAGCACCAGCGAAAATGGCTTTGGTGATATCGTGAAGTTTTTCAGGAAAAGGGACGTGAACTAATTCCAAAGGCATGGTAGTTCTGAATGGACGCCATGCGAAGAGGAATGGAACGATGAAGGATCATTTAGGTTTTTACAAGTCCTGGGCCAGCAGCTTTCCCATCGGTCAGATCATCTATAAGGTCACTGAGCCTTATACAGTCGAGTCCGTGGGAACCGACTTCCTTGTGCTGAAAAGTTCCAAGGATGGATCGGTGGTGAGAATTTTCCGAAATACGGAAGAAAGCTACGAATTCACCGCCTCGCCTCAGGTCTCATGATCGCTCAGCCGCTGCCGCATGAACAGCTGAATCAACCCAGGACGCGGTCCTGGGATCGTACCATCACACACCAAGATTGCCCACATCGTGGGGATTCGAGCCTTCGGCACCCATGTTCTGTCCCAGCTGCGCGGCCGCATCCTTGTCCTCTTTACAGCCGATGCAGTATTTGGTGTAAGGAATGGCCTCTAGCCTCGCCAGAGGAATCTCCTGGCCGCATTCTTCACACTGCCCATAAGTTCCCTGGTCCATGCGCGCCAGCGCACTGCTGATCAAAGCCAGTTCGGCCCGTTCACGGCGAATCAATGCAATTCCTTTGTCATAGTCTGGATCACCCACGACCATGTCAGCGGGATGATTGGTATCAAGCTGTGCCTCCTCGTCCTGGTCTGGCGCCAAAAGCTCGC is part of the Oligoflexus sp. genome and harbors:
- a CDS encoding TraR/DksA C4-type zinc finger protein; this translates as MRKEKPVELEKLNELREMLELRKRELQTITIHSEHNLRELLAPDQDEEAQLDTNHPADMVVGDPDYDKGIALIRRERAELALISSALARMDQGTYGQCEECGQEIPLARLEAIPYTKYCIGCKEDKDAAAQLGQNMGAEGSNPHDVGNLGV